One segment of Gordonia terrae DNA contains the following:
- the lysS gene encoding lysine--tRNA ligase produces the protein MTGPDRVRGVSDSPTSTATPEATDEQTPEQLRIRREKRERILAEGREAYPVAIPRTHSLGEIRAAYPDLEAGTETGQHVGVSGRVIFLRNKGKLCFATLQEGDGTQLQAMVSFNGVGEDALARWKSEVDLGDIVFISGEVISSRTGELSVMADGWQMASKSLRPLPVAHKDMNEETRVRQRYVDLIMRPEARSIARTRISVIAELRAALGRRGFLEVETPMLQTLHGGAAARPFVTHSNAFDIDLFLRIAPELFLKRCVVGGIERVFEINRNFRNEGADSTHSPEFAMLETYQAYGTYDDSAVMIRELVQEVSQAALGTQTPTMPDGSAYDLSGEWTALEMYPSLSEALGEQIVPAGADGETTVDQLLAIAARVGLEIPKDKGYGHGKLVEELWEHMVGEKLDRPVFVRDFPVETSPLVRAHRSVTGVVEKWDLYVRGFELATGYSELVDPVIQRERFADQARLAAAGDDEAMVLDEEFLAAMEYGMPPTTGTGMGIDRLLMALTGLGIRDTILFPLVKPRS, from the coding sequence ATGACCGGCCCCGATAGGGTGCGTGGGGTGAGTGACAGCCCGACCAGCACCGCCACGCCCGAAGCGACCGACGAGCAGACTCCCGAGCAGTTGCGGATCCGCCGCGAGAAGCGTGAGCGGATCCTGGCCGAGGGTCGCGAGGCCTACCCGGTGGCGATCCCGCGCACGCACAGCCTCGGTGAGATCCGCGCGGCCTATCCCGACCTCGAGGCCGGTACCGAGACCGGACAACACGTCGGCGTGAGCGGGCGCGTGATCTTCCTGCGCAACAAGGGCAAGCTGTGCTTCGCGACGCTGCAAGAGGGCGACGGCACCCAGCTGCAGGCGATGGTCAGCTTCAACGGCGTCGGCGAGGACGCGTTGGCGCGGTGGAAGTCCGAGGTCGACCTCGGAGACATCGTCTTCATCTCGGGCGAGGTCATCAGCTCGCGCACCGGCGAACTGTCGGTGATGGCCGACGGTTGGCAGATGGCGTCGAAGTCGTTGCGTCCGTTGCCTGTCGCCCACAAGGACATGAACGAGGAGACCCGCGTGCGGCAGCGCTACGTCGACCTCATCATGCGTCCGGAGGCGCGCAGCATCGCCCGGACCCGGATCTCGGTGATCGCCGAACTCCGTGCGGCCCTGGGCCGTCGAGGTTTCCTCGAGGTCGAGACCCCGATGCTGCAGACCCTGCACGGCGGTGCGGCGGCGCGTCCGTTCGTGACCCATTCCAACGCGTTCGACATCGACCTGTTCCTGCGCATCGCACCGGAGCTGTTCCTCAAGCGTTGTGTGGTCGGCGGCATCGAGCGCGTCTTCGAGATCAATCGCAACTTCCGCAACGAGGGTGCCGACTCCACCCATTCGCCGGAATTCGCGATGCTCGAGACCTATCAGGCCTACGGCACCTACGACGACTCCGCCGTCATGATCCGCGAACTCGTGCAAGAGGTTTCGCAGGCGGCGCTCGGCACCCAGACCCCGACCATGCCGGACGGTTCCGCCTACGACCTGTCCGGTGAGTGGACCGCGCTGGAGATGTACCCGTCGCTGTCCGAGGCACTCGGTGAGCAGATCGTCCCCGCGGGCGCCGACGGCGAGACCACCGTCGACCAGTTGCTTGCGATCGCGGCACGGGTGGGCCTCGAGATCCCGAAGGACAAGGGGTACGGCCACGGCAAGCTCGTCGAAGAACTCTGGGAACACATGGTCGGTGAGAAGCTGGACCGCCCGGTCTTCGTGCGCGACTTCCCGGTCGAGACCTCGCCGTTGGTCCGCGCGCACCGGTCGGTGACCGGCGTCGTCGAGAAGTGGGACCTCTACGTGCGCGGCTTCGAGTTGGCGACCGGCTACTCCGAACTCGTCGACCCCGTCATCCAGCGCGAGCGTTTCGCCGACCAGGCGCGCCTGGCCGCCGCCGGTGACGACGAGGCGATGGTCCTCGACGAGGAGTTCCTCGCCGCGATGGAGTACGGCATGCCGCCGACCACCGGCACCGGGATGGGCATCGACCGTCTGTTGATGGCCCTCACCGGTCTCGGCATCCGCGACACCATCCTCTTCCCCCTGGTGAAGCCCCGCTCCTGA
- a CDS encoding type III pantothenate kinase translates to MLLTVDVGNTNIHLGVYAGVGDHARLVRDWRIHTDPHYTADELAWAFRGMLGDDIDQVTGVSALSTVPSLLRELRVMVPRYFGNGPHVLLEPGVRTGVPLLVDNPKEVGTDRVSNCLAAHHEFGGPCIVVAFGTATVVDAISASGEFLGGAIAPGVNLAVEALSEHTVTVRKVELMPPRGVLGKNTVEALQSGILYGFAGQVDGLVDRVCDTVPGFDGDDVTVVATGYLAPLMFDECRSLTDHHPHLTLEGLRLVHERAKANPRRGK, encoded by the coding sequence ATGCTACTCACCGTCGACGTCGGGAACACCAACATCCATCTCGGCGTGTATGCGGGGGTGGGGGATCACGCACGACTGGTGCGCGACTGGCGGATTCACACCGACCCGCATTACACCGCGGACGAATTGGCCTGGGCATTCCGGGGCATGCTCGGAGACGACATCGACCAGGTCACCGGGGTGAGTGCGCTGTCGACGGTGCCGTCGTTGCTCCGCGAGCTCCGGGTGATGGTGCCGCGCTACTTCGGTAACGGTCCGCATGTGCTGCTCGAACCCGGCGTGCGCACCGGTGTTCCGCTCCTGGTCGACAATCCCAAAGAGGTCGGTACCGACCGGGTCTCCAATTGTTTGGCCGCCCATCATGAATTCGGCGGGCCCTGCATCGTGGTCGCGTTCGGCACGGCGACGGTCGTCGACGCGATCTCGGCGTCGGGCGAGTTCCTGGGCGGGGCGATCGCACCCGGGGTGAACCTAGCCGTCGAGGCGCTGTCCGAACACACGGTCACGGTTCGGAAGGTCGAGTTGATGCCGCCGCGCGGCGTGCTCGGCAAGAACACCGTCGAGGCGCTCCAGTCGGGCATCCTGTACGGCTTCGCCGGTCAGGTGGACGGACTGGTCGACCGTGTCTGCGACACCGTCCCGGGGTTCGACGGCGACGACGTGACCGTGGTCGCGACCGGTTACCTCGCCCCGCTCATGTTCGACGAATGTCGTTCGCTCACCGACCATCACCCGCATCTGACCCTCGAGGGGCTGCGCCTGGTCCACGAACGGGCCAAGGCCAACCCGCGGCGCGGCAAGTGA
- a CDS encoding TetR/AcrR family transcriptional regulator, whose translation MLLDTGITLIGTLGVRQASARAVEDAAGVPHGSVRHHFGGLSGFLAALVEHVFTADRAADGESTREVIARWLGTDRIRTRARYELMLLATRDEELRRAMVGHRDRYVEALVDGGLPRTEARQLVAALDGLVLDALLRDSDGTDADHDPTPLLRAFR comes from the coding sequence GTGCTGCTCGACACCGGCATCACCCTCATCGGCACCCTGGGTGTCCGCCAGGCGTCCGCACGCGCCGTCGAAGACGCGGCGGGAGTGCCACACGGGAGCGTTCGGCATCACTTCGGCGGTCTGAGCGGCTTCCTCGCGGCTCTCGTCGAGCACGTCTTCACCGCTGACCGCGCCGCCGACGGCGAGTCGACGCGCGAGGTGATCGCCCGCTGGTTGGGCACCGACCGGATCCGCACCCGGGCGCGCTACGAACTCATGCTCCTGGCGACACGCGACGAGGAGCTGCGCCGGGCCATGGTCGGACACCGCGACCGCTATGTCGAGGCGCTCGTCGACGGCGGGCTGCCCCGCACCGAGGCCCGCCAACTCGTCGCCGCGCTCGACGGCCTGGTCCTCGACGCACTGCTGCGGGACTCCGACGGCACCGACGCCGACCACGATCCCACTCCCCTGCTGCGCGCGTTCCGCTGA
- a CDS encoding FAD-dependent oxidoreductase — protein sequence MKVVVVGAGIAGLCTAAGLARNGARVTVVERAPEVRGGGAGLSVFANGVRALDALGLRSAIGDALAPPAPTSGTRTPDGRWLSRFDPASLVDMRVVRRTDLHAGLLAAVTDDVEIRTGSGVDDISPGSGLVRLADGTEIGDCDLIVGADGLRSRVRPAIVADPGVRRCGYSAWRAVTSTPVRVDAAGETTGRGARFGVAPLPDGHVYWFASVSTTGDGADGGLDEVRQRFSGWHRPIGELLEATDPADVGYLPIEELAASLPTFVGSRCVLVGDAAHAMTPNLGQGANQAMEDAATLVALLRRSGPGGLDDTLRVYDELRRPRTQRIARQASMVGRVGQMRAGPAVRARDLALRMTPDAVLNAQMRRVQRWEPPEV from the coding sequence ATGAAGGTCGTGGTGGTGGGTGCGGGGATCGCCGGGCTGTGTACCGCGGCCGGTCTGGCACGCAACGGGGCGCGCGTCACCGTCGTGGAGCGGGCACCTGAGGTACGGGGCGGCGGGGCGGGTCTGAGCGTGTTCGCCAACGGGGTCCGTGCGCTCGACGCCCTTGGGTTGCGGTCGGCGATCGGCGACGCTCTTGCTCCGCCTGCGCCGACAAGCGGGACCCGGACGCCGGACGGCCGGTGGCTCAGCCGATTCGACCCGGCGTCACTGGTCGACATGCGCGTCGTGCGCCGCACCGACCTCCACGCGGGCCTGCTCGCCGCGGTGACCGACGACGTCGAGATCCGGACAGGATCGGGTGTCGACGACATCTCGCCCGGGAGTGGACTTGTGCGCCTGGCCGATGGAACCGAGATCGGTGACTGCGATCTGATCGTCGGCGCCGACGGCCTCCGCAGCCGGGTGCGGCCCGCGATCGTCGCGGACCCGGGCGTCCGGCGGTGCGGTTACTCCGCCTGGCGAGCTGTCACATCGACCCCGGTGAGGGTCGACGCCGCGGGTGAGACGACCGGTCGTGGGGCGCGGTTCGGGGTCGCGCCGCTGCCGGACGGACACGTCTACTGGTTCGCCTCGGTGTCGACCACAGGAGACGGCGCTGACGGCGGTCTCGACGAAGTGCGGCAACGGTTTTCGGGGTGGCACCGGCCGATCGGGGAGTTGCTCGAGGCCACCGACCCGGCGGACGTCGGGTATCTCCCGATCGAGGAACTCGCCGCCTCCCTGCCGACGTTCGTCGGATCGCGGTGCGTCCTCGTCGGTGACGCCGCGCATGCCATGACGCCGAATCTGGGTCAGGGAGCCAACCAGGCGATGGAGGACGCGGCCACCCTGGTGGCCCTGTTGCGCAGGTCGGGTCCCGGCGGTCTCGACGACACGTTGCGGGTCTACGACGAGCTGCGGCGCCCGCGGACCCAACGGATCGCGCGGCAGGCGTCGATGGTCGGCCGGGTCGGCCAGATGCGCGCCGGGCCGGCGGTCCGGGCCCGCGACCTCGCCCTGCGCATGACGCCCGACGCCGTCCTCAACGCGCAGATGCGACGCGTGCAGCGGTGGGAGCCGCCGGAAGTGTGA
- a CDS encoding TetR/AcrR family transcriptional regulator gives MRKRPRQQRSSFTVETILEATTQLLDIEGAEVTTNRIAEKAGVSVGSIYQYFGDKQAIFDELARRHLDDADRAMTAVLDDNPVGSSPWPEVLRAVIEVAVRENSTHGRAHGRLRELADPARLAAGYTALVDTLIARLTAYLVADGWTVESAAVDLRLAFAAVDAQVHQLAGTELTGDELTDRVSAYTEAALRGR, from the coding sequence ATGCGCAAAAGACCACGGCAACAACGCTCTTCGTTCACCGTCGAGACGATCCTCGAGGCGACCACACAGCTCCTCGACATCGAGGGCGCGGAAGTGACGACCAACCGCATCGCGGAGAAGGCCGGGGTGTCGGTGGGGTCGATCTACCAGTACTTCGGCGACAAGCAGGCGATCTTCGACGAACTCGCGCGGCGCCACCTCGACGACGCCGACCGGGCGATGACCGCGGTGCTCGACGACAATCCGGTGGGTTCCAGTCCATGGCCGGAGGTGCTGCGCGCCGTGATCGAGGTGGCGGTGCGCGAGAACTCGACACACGGTCGTGCACATGGGCGCCTGCGCGAACTGGCCGATCCGGCACGCCTGGCCGCCGGGTACACCGCGCTCGTGGACACCCTGATCGCTCGGCTGACCGCCTACCTCGTCGCCGACGGTTGGACCGTGGAGTCCGCGGCGGTGGACCTACGGCTCGCGTTCGCGGCCGTCGATGCCCAGGTGCATCAGCTGGCCGGCACCGAGCTGACCGGCGACGAGCTGACCGACCGAGTCAGCGCCTACACCGAGGCCGCGCTCCGCGGGCGCTGA
- the panC gene encoding pantoate--beta-alanine ligase: protein MSGPLDGQPTYSAGRMTVHREPASLSRVTRALRAAGKRVVLVPTMGALHAGHLQLVKAAKAKGNTVVVVSVFVNPLQFGAGEDLDAYPRTLDADLALLEPLGVELVFAPSASSMYPNGPRTTVHPGAAGGILDGISRPTHFAGMLTVVLKLLNIVGPNAAFFGEKDYQQLVLIKQMVTDLNLDVDVVGVPTVREPDGLAMSSRNRYLTPEQRELATTLSASLVAGAHAAEGGRDAILAAAHSVLATVPEIELDYLALLGRQLEEPPEKGPGRLLVAARLGNARLIDNVGVSIGGLAALEEEIAWTNATATTTEGR, encoded by the coding sequence GTGAGCGGCCCGCTCGACGGACAACCCACCTACTCGGCCGGTCGCATGACCGTGCATCGGGAGCCGGCGTCACTGAGCCGTGTCACCCGCGCGCTACGGGCCGCGGGCAAGCGCGTCGTGCTGGTCCCGACCATGGGCGCCCTGCACGCCGGCCATCTCCAGCTCGTCAAGGCCGCCAAGGCCAAGGGCAACACGGTCGTGGTGGTGTCCGTCTTCGTCAATCCGCTGCAGTTCGGCGCGGGCGAAGACCTCGACGCGTATCCGCGCACCCTCGACGCCGACCTCGCTCTGCTCGAGCCGCTGGGCGTCGAGTTGGTGTTCGCACCGTCCGCGTCGTCGATGTATCCGAACGGTCCGCGGACGACAGTGCACCCGGGTGCGGCGGGTGGGATCCTCGACGGCATCTCGCGCCCGACGCACTTCGCGGGGATGCTGACCGTGGTCCTCAAACTGCTCAACATCGTCGGACCGAATGCGGCCTTCTTCGGCGAGAAGGACTATCAGCAGCTGGTGCTCATCAAGCAGATGGTGACCGATCTGAATCTCGACGTCGACGTCGTGGGGGTCCCGACCGTACGGGAACCCGACGGGTTGGCCATGTCGTCGCGCAACCGCTACCTCACCCCGGAGCAGCGGGAACTGGCGACAACGCTGTCGGCCTCGCTCGTCGCCGGCGCCCACGCGGCCGAGGGTGGGCGCGACGCCATTCTCGCCGCCGCGCACTCGGTGCTGGCCACAGTGCCGGAGATCGAGCTCGACTACCTGGCGCTGCTCGGACGCCAGCTCGAGGAACCACCCGAGAAAGGCCCGGGACGCCTGCTCGTCGCGGCCCGGCTCGGCAACGCGCGCCTGATCGACAACGTGGGCGTGAGCATCGGCGGACTCGCCGCGCTCGAAGAAGAAATCGCCTGGACCAACGCCACCGCAACCACGACAGAGGGACGATGA
- a CDS encoding alpha/beta hydrolase yields MIRESGTPESYLRFLPEPWRSAATGVAAESGWWAWPSSSDRPCGEVDVHILRARRNAAPLRVLLLHGGGGHSALVWPLGAVLADEGYEVLAPDLPQYGRTRVADPGRVRHQDWIDLVCDLVVAETDDDPRPLVVLGASLGGMLAYEVANRTGRVAAVVATCLLDLAGDPDARRAVARTPMLGRLTPLMPVLARLGTLARVRFPIRWVAPMSAMSLDPALSRACLDDRLGAGSSVSLGFLADLMTHEVPAPEEYRGPRVLLVHPAADSWTPPEVSVRFARRIAARTDIHLLTGCGHFPVEQPGVDELAAHLRALAADLVGEA; encoded by the coding sequence ATGATCCGCGAATCCGGAACGCCCGAATCCTACCTTCGCTTCCTGCCCGAACCGTGGCGGTCCGCAGCCACCGGGGTGGCTGCCGAATCCGGCTGGTGGGCCTGGCCGTCGAGCTCCGACCGGCCGTGCGGGGAGGTGGATGTGCACATCCTGCGGGCGCGCCGGAACGCGGCCCCACTGCGCGTGCTGCTGCTGCACGGAGGTGGCGGACACAGCGCCCTGGTCTGGCCGCTGGGTGCGGTCCTCGCCGACGAGGGGTACGAGGTGCTGGCTCCCGATCTGCCGCAGTACGGCCGTACGCGGGTCGCCGACCCCGGGCGGGTTCGCCACCAGGACTGGATCGATCTGGTCTGCGACCTCGTGGTGGCCGAGACCGACGACGATCCGCGGCCCCTCGTCGTGCTGGGTGCGAGCCTCGGCGGCATGCTCGCCTACGAGGTCGCGAACCGTACCGGGCGGGTCGCCGCGGTCGTCGCGACCTGCCTGCTGGATCTGGCCGGCGATCCCGACGCGCGGCGAGCAGTCGCGCGCACGCCGATGCTCGGTCGACTCACCCCGCTGATGCCGGTGCTCGCGCGCCTCGGAACACTCGCGCGGGTGCGATTCCCGATCCGCTGGGTGGCGCCGATGTCCGCGATGAGTCTCGACCCGGCACTGTCCCGGGCCTGCCTCGACGACCGGCTGGGTGCCGGATCGTCGGTCTCGCTGGGATTCTTGGCCGACCTGATGACCCACGAGGTGCCGGCCCCTGAGGAGTACCGGGGTCCGCGCGTGCTGCTGGTCCACCCGGCGGCCGACTCCTGGACACCGCCGGAGGTCAGTGTGCGCTTCGCGCGACGGATCGCGGCGCGTACCGACATCCACCTGCTGACCGGGTGTGGGCACTTCCCGGTCGAACAACCCGGCGTCGACGAGTTGGCCGCACATCTGCGTGCGCTGGCCGCCGATCTCGTCGGGGAGGCGTGA
- a CDS encoding SMP-30/gluconolactonase/LRE family protein, translated as MASVVLGLQPTTAAAAPGCAHVTVTEVVPSSTPTGWSENVGYDADGNLWVSRILENVVERRDQRGRVTARVRVESPGAVRLGPDGLLYIASGDSPVNMLPGSPLVGKVLRIDPRLPSAPASVFARGLGMPNGLAVDRTGDVYVSDGRLGVVRIRPDGSIDRAWSAAAPKNLTLSATINGTGINGAVIVGRDLYVTLTMSATGRVLRVPLADPAASSVAADLTTPLPGVLDDLTAVGPGQLAVSSTTGQVHLVDLGTDRICTTNVGQPVTALAVIPGSTGRLVAGTDRGRC; from the coding sequence ATGGCGTCTGTGGTTCTGGGACTCCAGCCGACGACGGCCGCGGCGGCGCCCGGATGCGCCCACGTGACGGTGACCGAGGTCGTTCCGTCGTCGACGCCGACCGGATGGTCGGAGAACGTCGGCTACGACGCCGACGGAAACCTGTGGGTGTCGCGGATTCTCGAGAACGTCGTCGAGAGACGTGACCAGCGGGGCCGGGTCACGGCTCGCGTCCGAGTCGAGTCACCCGGCGCCGTCCGTCTCGGCCCGGACGGTCTCCTCTACATCGCCTCTGGCGACTCGCCGGTCAACATGCTGCCCGGGTCTCCGCTGGTCGGCAAGGTCCTGCGGATCGACCCGCGTTTGCCCTCCGCGCCGGCGAGCGTCTTCGCACGCGGACTGGGTATGCCGAACGGGCTGGCCGTGGACCGCACCGGCGACGTGTACGTCTCCGACGGGCGGCTCGGGGTCGTGCGGATCCGCCCCGACGGTTCCATCGATCGCGCCTGGTCGGCCGCGGCACCGAAGAACCTGACTCTCAGTGCCACGATCAACGGAACCGGGATCAACGGCGCCGTGATCGTCGGTCGGGACCTGTATGTCACGCTGACCATGAGCGCAACGGGTCGCGTGCTGCGTGTCCCGCTCGCCGATCCCGCCGCCTCCTCCGTGGCGGCCGATCTCACCACTCCGCTGCCGGGTGTGCTCGACGATCTCACCGCGGTCGGCCCCGGACAGCTCGCGGTGTCGTCGACCACCGGCCAGGTCCACCTCGTGGACCTCGGGACCGATCGGATCTGCACCACGAACGTCGGGCAGCCGGTGACCGCCCTCGCCGTGATACCCGGATCGACCGGTCGCCTCGTGGCCGGGACGGATCGGGGGCGCTGCTGA
- the panD gene encoding aspartate 1-decarboxylase, producing MLRTMMTSKIHRATVTQADLHYVGSVTIDSDLLDAAGLLEGEQVTIVDIDNGARLVTYAIAGERGSGVIGINGAAAHLVHPGDLVIIIAYSMLDAAELREYSPNVVFVDAQNRIVTTGDDPADVPEGSGLLDPRHLDGPVFADASL from the coding sequence ATGTTGCGCACCATGATGACCTCGAAGATCCACCGTGCCACCGTGACCCAGGCCGATCTGCATTACGTCGGTTCGGTCACCATCGATTCCGACCTGCTCGACGCCGCGGGCCTGCTCGAGGGCGAACAGGTCACCATCGTCGACATCGACAACGGCGCCCGCCTGGTGACCTACGCGATCGCCGGGGAACGCGGCAGTGGTGTCATCGGGATCAACGGTGCGGCAGCACATCTCGTCCATCCGGGTGATCTCGTCATCATCATCGCCTACAGCATGCTCGACGCGGCGGAGTTGCGGGAGTACTCGCCGAACGTCGTGTTCGTGGATGCGCAGAACCGGATCGTGACGACCGGTGACGATCCGGCCGATGTACCCGAGGGGTCGGGGCTGCTCGACCCCCGTCACCTCGACGGTCCGGTCTTCGCCGACGCCTCGCTCTGA
- a CDS encoding FadD3 family acyl-CoA ligase — protein sequence MAQTSLLETLPSPTTPAAVRRAAQTWPDRIALVDGQWHPSSHPRLELTWTQLHGVVRAFAGALVASGIKAGDRVAIWSPNSFHWPIAALGAHYAGATLVPLNTRYTAGEAIEIIERSGARAVIVSGEFLGADHATELLRDHRASMPDLVIRVPLTRGAPALDGAVDWHDFLERETDDALADADRRADTVSPDDISDILFTSGTTGKSKGVLATHRQTLTGSYGWGANAGLHPGDRYLMVNPYFHTFGYKAGILPSVLFGVTMLPLAVYSPEQAMTLVSDERATVFPGAPTIFQTILDDPKRADHDLSSLRIVITGAAIVPVVLVERLQQDLGVDTVITAYGLTEASGFVSTCTPDDDDTTVATTCGRAFPGMEIRLSDDGEVLARGDMVMVGYLDDPDATAATIDADGWLHTGDIGTIDERGNLKITDRLKDMYICGGFNVYPAEIEQTLARIDGVTESAVVGVPDDRLGEVGRAYLTVRADADLDEDRVIAYAKQHLANFKVPRSVVFVEQFPRNAAGKILKRNLT from the coding sequence ATGGCGCAGACCTCGCTGCTCGAGACTCTCCCCTCTCCCACGACACCGGCCGCAGTTCGACGCGCAGCGCAGACCTGGCCCGACCGTATCGCTCTCGTCGACGGTCAGTGGCACCCTTCGTCGCATCCGCGCCTCGAGTTGACCTGGACGCAGCTACACGGCGTCGTGCGCGCATTCGCAGGTGCATTGGTGGCGTCGGGAATCAAGGCCGGCGATCGGGTCGCCATCTGGTCACCGAACAGTTTTCACTGGCCGATCGCGGCACTCGGGGCCCACTACGCCGGGGCGACGCTGGTCCCGCTCAACACCCGCTACACCGCAGGCGAGGCCATCGAGATCATCGAACGTTCGGGGGCCCGCGCGGTCATCGTGTCCGGCGAGTTCCTCGGTGCCGACCACGCCACCGAGCTCCTCCGCGACCACCGCGCCTCGATGCCCGATCTGGTGATCCGGGTGCCGCTCACCCGCGGCGCGCCTGCTCTCGACGGGGCCGTCGACTGGCACGACTTCCTCGAACGGGAGACCGACGACGCGCTGGCCGACGCCGACCGTCGAGCCGACACCGTCTCCCCCGACGACATCTCCGACATCCTCTTCACCTCCGGGACGACCGGAAAGTCCAAGGGCGTGCTGGCAACTCACCGACAGACCCTCACCGGGTCGTACGGGTGGGGCGCGAACGCAGGACTGCACCCCGGTGACCGCTACCTGATGGTCAACCCGTATTTCCACACGTTCGGATACAAGGCGGGCATCCTGCCGAGCGTCCTGTTCGGCGTGACGATGTTGCCGCTCGCCGTGTACTCACCGGAGCAGGCGATGACGCTCGTGTCCGACGAACGCGCAACGGTCTTCCCCGGCGCACCCACGATCTTCCAGACCATCCTCGACGACCCGAAACGCGCCGACCACGATCTGTCCAGCCTGCGCATCGTCATCACCGGCGCCGCGATCGTGCCCGTCGTCCTCGTCGAACGCCTCCAGCAGGACCTCGGCGTGGACACCGTCATCACCGCCTACGGCCTGACCGAGGCGAGCGGCTTCGTGTCGACGTGCACGCCCGACGACGACGACACGACGGTGGCCACCACCTGCGGGCGGGCGTTCCCGGGCATGGAGATCCGGCTCTCCGACGACGGCGAGGTGCTCGCCCGCGGAGACATGGTGATGGTCGGCTACCTCGACGATCCCGACGCCACCGCTGCGACGATCGACGCCGACGGATGGCTGCACACCGGTGACATCGGGACCATCGACGAGCGCGGCAATCTGAAGATCACCGACCGCCTCAAGGACATGTACATCTGCGGTGGGTTCAATGTCTACCCCGCGGAGATCGAGCAGACCCTCGCCCGGATCGACGGTGTCACCGAGTCGGCGGTCGTCGGCGTCCCCGACGACCGGCTCGGCGAGGTCGGCCGCGCCTACCTGACGGTCCGCGCGGACGCCGACCTCGACGAGGACCGTGTGATCGCCTACGCCAAGCAGCATCTCGCGAACTTCAAGGTCCCCCGGTCGGTGGTCTTCGTCGAGCAGTTCCCCCGCAACGCGGCGGGCAAGATCCTCAAGCGCAACCTCACCTGA